In Chrysemys picta bellii isolate R12L10 chromosome 4, ASM1138683v2, whole genome shotgun sequence, the sequence CCGCAGtggccagggggaggagggggtcgcCCCGGCAGGTTCCCGCAGtggccagggggaggagggggtcgcCCCGGCAGGTTCCCGAGGTGgccggggggagaaggggatcgCCCCGGCAGGTTCCCGCAgtggccggggggaggaggggatcgcCCCGGCAGGTTCCTGCAGtggccagggggaggagggggttgccCCGGCAGGTTCCCGCAGTGGCTGTGGGGACTaagttcagagaagggaaatGCTCAGGAGCCTGGCACTTGACTGGCCAGACCCAGGGGAAATGAGGAATATGGCCCAGGGAACAGCTCTGTGTCTGGACAGGAAGGGAAAGGTACCAAAGCGAGATGCGGCCGGGCACACGTCACGCAGTGGTGGGTGTGTTTCTGGCTGCTAACTCTTTCTTGCCGGAAAGCCCTAGAGCCTGAAATGAGCCCTCCCTAAAGCCTTCTCCCCTTTCCGTTCTGGGTGCCGGGCCACAGAAGGAGGAGAGGCCGCCATCCCCCATCATCGAAGTGGACAACCTGGAGGACTTTGTGCTGCGGCCGGCTCCTCTGGGGGTGACCATCAAGTGTCGGGTCACTCGAGACAAGAAGGGGATGGACCGGGGCCTCTATCCTACATATTACCTGCACCTGGACAATGAGAAAAAGGCAAGCAGTGAGGTCCCAGCATATTAGACTGCGGAGTATCCCTCCCaggggagcggggcaagcccctcgCTCAGAGTGAGAGCTCAGTGGGGAACAGTTTTCCCACGGGAGTTTTTGCACAATTTTTCCCACCCTGAAATGAGGCGAAAAGTCCCCGTCTCAGAAAACACGGTGAGCCTATGATCATCTCAACCAGCATCAATCGAAGTCTTCCTTTTTGAGACGTTCGAAACGTTTAATTTCCACTTGGACCTTGTAACTTGGTTTTTAACCTGGTGTTAGTTAAATTGACAAAAGGGAAAGTCATTTTGAATCGTAAAGTGAACGGTTTTGTTCTGGACCTATGGAATCGGCCGTCCTGGCAGCCTCAGCATGTTTCAAACGTTCTTCGAATCGGGAGATTGGTTGAAACCGACCTTAGCTCGGGCATTAAATTGACAAAAGGGAAAGTCATTTTGAATCGTAAAGTGAACGGTTTTGTTCTGGACCTGTGGAATCGGCCGTCCTGGCAGCCTCAGCGTGTTTCAAACGTTCTTCGAATCGGGAGATTGGTTGAAACCGACCTTAGCTCGGGCAGGAAAAACTTTTTTGGGGGAAATCCCTACCAGCTCTACTCAGGACACTTAAAGCCGGACAAAGCACTTGAAAATATACTATAGAGATGAACACTGGCCTAATGGGTCAGAAGCATCCCTAGCGTAAGCCTGAGGCAGCCACTGCAGTTACACCAAGGCTGAGTTTGTCCCAATGAGTCTGTCCCATCTCTACCTCCTGATATTCCATGGTGGTTTCCCCTCTTTGCTCCAGACTGAGAGCAGTGTTACGAACCCATGCAGCTGTGCCTGCGTACTGATGAGAGAAGGGTGACTGTCAGCACTCCTATTCGATTCAGGCCTACTGTGTCTGCCTGAAGATGCACCTCTCCCAGGAGCTGATGCCCCATTTCCAATGGTGATGCTGTTTCAGTGGCGCAGTTTTCACACTGCTCCTGGAGTAGGGCTGCAGCTTGCGATCTGAAATGCGTTTGTCCGCTGATTGATCTGTTCCCTTCCATCCATATTCCCACAATCCCTCTTGGGAGATACTCCAGGCTCTTTACATCCAGTGCAATTCTGTCGCTCCGCAGGTGCAGTTAGAAAGCCCTAGCCACagcgggtacgtctacactgcaaagaaaaacccatggctgtcCAGGTGacttgggctcgggctgcagggctgttccattgctgtgtagactttggGGCCCTTCCACCTCGCAAaccctgtgtagacatatcctgagagcccaagtcaattgacccaggctctgagactctgcacaatgggtttttctttgctgcatAGATATACCTAGTGTGTGAATACAAGGCCCGGCACAGAACCGAACTCCCCAGGCTTAGCCAGTGTCTTTGAGAGTGTCTCCTTTTGGGAGACCCATAAGATGTCATCACAATCACAGCCCGGTGACATTGGGCCGCCACCCTCTCCCCTTGTGGCATGGTGTTCTGCTGCAGCATGGGTCATGTAAATGTCACAAGACTGGCACTCACAAGCTTGTCCTATTGCAGAAGCCAGAATGTCCGAGAGGCCTAGAGCCACTGTCCCCAGAGACTTTAAAAAGACCCCCCGAGGAAGGTAAGGATCCATGGAAATCTAAGTCTCAGACATGAGTCTAGCAGTTAGTCTGGAACATGGTGAGCTCCCTAGTCGTTCCCATCTCTTGTGGCAGTGGGTCTAGGCCCAGCTCCTGTGAAAGCTGCCTCCTGCGCTCCGAGCTTCTCCTGTGTGTTGACAGTTTCATTGTTCCAGGGAAGGCAACTGTCACAGGTGGTGGTGGTCATGGAGACAGAGACAGGCGATCTCTATGGTAGCTAAGGCCAGTCACCAAGGGGGCTTTGAATATCAGGACAGTGGCCTTGTACTGAGCTCTGTATTTACTAGGGAGGTAGTGCACTGCATGTTGTATTCCCAGCAGCCTGTTAGCAAGCAGCTTGAGTGTTTTGTGTCTGGTAGAACTTCTTCAAGGTGTGCGGCTTCAGTCCTACGTACTGTGAGTTGCAACAATTGAGCATCCCCCGCTCAGCCCCTGtaatccagccccctccttcccgtcTCTGACAGGTGTTCCTGCTGGCTGGTCGGAAGCGGAAAAAAAGCAAGACCTCGAACTACCTGATTTCCATTGATCCCACTGATTTGTCCCGAGGCGGAGAGAACTTCATTGGGAAGCTGAGGTACGAGAAAAGCTGTGGCACTGGGCAACACTGAGTCCTGGGCCACCTCCCATTTCCAGGAGTCCAGAGCAAATTCCCAGTAGGTGACAGTGCCAGGGAGTGAAGTGAGAATAGCCACTATATTGCAGCGTCTGCCCTGTACATCTGGAATCATGCCAGCCTAGGTCTCCTGCTGCCTGGGCTATTTCCTGCATTCTGCTGTTCCTGCGGCTCTGAAGCCCGATCTGCTGGGATTTGTGTAAAATCGTGGTTTAGCAAACGCTGCCGCACAGTGAAGTGAACGTTGGGAGGGACGGGGTGCTTGCACATCTAGGTCACGGGTTCAGATCCCATCCTGGTCGGTAATGAGTGAAAGTGGTCACCAACCGAGGGTTGTTCGGTGGCCTGCGTGCAGTGATTTGGTGGGTCCCAATCCTGTTCTCCGGGGACAGCTGTTCATATAATGAAAAGGGCCTTCGTACTTGACACGAATCAGCCCCCGGGCTGGCAGCCTCAGCGGAGCATCCAGGGATGGTCTGGGCCATTGGGACAGAACTCGTATCTCGGCCCTAGAGGGGTCCGTCCAGAGCAGGATAGGCCCATGGTGGGTGCAGTGTGAGAGcagccagccctgtccccccctgGTCTGTCCCTGCTGCAGAGATACAGGGAGGACTCAAGTCTCCAGGACTGTCCATCTGGCTCCTTTCACTGGCACTAAATTGATGTCTAAAAGCTATCAGGAAACAGTGGGCAAGGGGTGATCCTTCCACCCCTGCTCCCTCACTTCCCGGGCTCAGGTGCAGTTTTCCCGTGTACATACCCTCCTTCCTACATGGAGATGTGGCCCACACTGCACCATTCagatttctcccccccacccccactcccctatTCAGGCTGGTTGGCTTACTACCTACTGTGCAGGCACCACACTGATACTGCACGTAGGGTGGAAACTGGTCCTTCGATGGCTGACGTGGGGAGAACATGTCCCCCACAGACATGGGGAATGGGTCTTGCACTGAATCCCTCAGATGGAGGAATGAGTCCCACACAATTCAGCCCCCAAAAGAAAACTGTTGGAGGGAGGGGACCCAAGATTGGTGCGCATGCTGTTTAGGTTGCTGCTTCCCACTGCAGCCCAGCTGAGTCCTTCTGACTTTGTAGCTGGGGGTCACAGCTTTTCTGGCTGGAACTGGAGCCTCCTGTTACTAGATCTGGCTTCCGGACTGgcgctgggggagcagggaggggagaactGGCTCGTCCGGTTCTTTCGGAAGCAGAGAAAGGTCACCTCTTGACAGTGCTTTCAGCGAGGAGGAGTCCTGCACATCCCAGCTGCCTTCGCTGTGGGCCAGATGCGTTCACTGTGGTCTGttggagcagggagcaggaggtaGCTGTGTGTATGGCAGTTCAGAGACGGGTTCCACCCTATGAGCACCCTACCCTGTCGCATAAATGACAGGATGTTAGCTCAGAGCAAGTCAGTAGATATCGGAGGCTGGCTACCTCAGGCGTAGGCTAAAcacagagctgcccagggagccaagACCTGTTCTACCTGCAGAGTTGCACCAGTTTACCTAAAGGTGTGATTGTAAACTGATTTTGTTATACCAGCGCAACTCTGTGTGTGGACGCTCTTCGGTCAATGCAAACCTGTCTTCTTACATCGGGTTAGCATGAGTGAGTAACTTTGCAGGTGGAAGTTACAGAGAGAACCAGTTTAAACCCATATATGAGTGTCCACATGAGACTTTGCATCCCTTTTTAAACCCTTTTAAGTTAATCCAGTGCAAATTCTGTGCACAGACAAGCCCCTACTTATATGGGGGTGTAGCAGAGCCAGTGTGTGGGTGATTCCCGTGGCCTCTAAACTGGCCAGCGTCTGTGACATGCTATTCTCCCGCTGCAGATGGTTTTGTTTCTGCTCAGTTGTGTGTAGCAGGCACCTATCCAGAATCTTACCGACAATGCCCCTCAAAGCACGACAGCCCTGGTGTAAAGGAATCTGGGATGCACTTGCAGTTAGGAGACCTGCTTGGTTGCTGCGTTGGTGAAAAGGGTCATTGGCTAGCACGGTGGGATTGGAACCCCCAAGTCCCCTCCTTACTAGATCCGGCCCCACTTTGCTGGCATTTCCCTGGATAGCCATCTACACAAATGTGCTAGGCAAACTGATGGGCGTGATGGACCAGGGGAGCCGTGCACAAGGGGCAGCTGGGTCTGGAGGAAGCTAGGGAGCACTTCCATGCCTTGGGGTCTCATGTGGCCGTACAGAGCCTGGCCTGGTGCAGGTTGTTCCCTGTGCAGGATACAGCCcatgcccctcccacctccccattaATCAGGTGCTTGTCAGTAAGTGACTGTCCTTGACAGACTCTGGTGGAGGAGAGCTGCTCCTGTCGCTCCCTGCGGAGAGATTTGGGTTTTGGGACCACTGCAAAGACCCCACGTCCCCTCCTGTTTCTTCCCTTTGATTGTGCTGCTGTGGAGCATCTGCTGAGATACCCTGGTGCCCCGGAGACCCCTTTCATAGCACCACAGAGGGTAACCTAAGGAAGGGCAAATAGAGAATCAGAAGAGGGGTGATGGTGCCACAtacacccccccttccccaggtccTCAGCCTGATTTCTGTCTTTCGTTGTAGATCCAATTTAATGGGGACTAAGTTTACTGTGTTTGATAATGGTGTGAACCCCGACAGAGCAAATGCCGACTGGTCGAACGTGCGACAGGAGCTGTCAGCCGTCGTGTATGTAAGTAACAGGTGTAGGctctttccaccccacccccacccctccggtAGAGAGCCGCCCTCGCTGGGCAGCATCCCACAGTGGCTGCCCAAGGTCTCAGACTCCTGTGCCCATTGTGGTCTGTGCCAGATCGGGAGAGTCCTGGATTCATTGCCAGTAAGCACGGCTGTCCTGCATCCTGTCCTGGAGAGCGGAGGTCTGTTGCTCCACCGGGCGGCGGCGGGGCGAGGTTCTCCCAGCTGCATGCACATCTGGATGGGAGGCGGGGCAGTGTGGAGCACTGCGTATCCCAGTCACGATAGGGAGTCCCAGACGCACGCTGCTGGTAccagtgggtcaggaaacagcTGCTAAGTCTTGGAGTGGGATGTTTGTTCTCCCTGTTCAGCATGCGTGAGCCTCTGGTGACGTACTGTGAGACCGCTGGGGTTTCTGTTTCAGGAGACAAATGTTTTAGGGTTCAAAGGACCCCGGAAAATGACCGTGATCATCCCTGGAATGAATTCGGACAATGAGCGGGTGCCAATCCGGCCCCGAAACGTAAGTCGGCGCACCAGCCAGCAATGGTGGGAGCAGGACCCCCTTTCCTCCGTGGCATAGCCCACTTCTTAGCAATCCCTAAGGGAGGTGATACTTCCCcacccaggcactcagataccacggGGACAGGCACAGTATAAGAACTAGAACAGAATGGCAGAAGCCTACAGCTTGGAGATGATTTAAAGGGGCATGGCCAGCTCCCCTTGATGTCAGGAGTATGGGGGTGTGCACACATGGTACACAGCCTCATACGGACCCCGCACACCCCGGGAAATAGTCGCAGGGACTCCTAGGGGTAGAAAGACTCGCTCTGCCTCCTGAGCGTGTTTTCTTGCTGGTCCCAGGATAACGACGGGCTGCTTACGAGATGGCAGAACAAGAACATGGACAACCTCATCGAGCTGCACAACAAGGCCCCGGTATGGAATGACGAGACCCAGTCTTACGTCCTGAACTTCCATGGCAGAGTCACCCACGCCTCCGTCAAGAACTTCCAGATCGTACACTGCAACGATCGTAAGTCCGTAGGGAGAGTCACCCCGCAAGGTCGATTTCCCCGGTCAGGGAGCAGCGTGCGAGACACAGGCGATTCCCGCCAAAGGGGTGGGGATTGTCAGTCTGGAGGAATCTCACGCCATCTCTCCGGCTTAAGTTTTGTGCTTGTGAGCTTCGTTCTGGTCATGGTGAGCAGTGTTATCCTGGAGGAGAGTTGCTGTGTCCGTGGGATATGAATGGAAAGCTGATCTGGGTCTTGATTGGCACCAGATGGGAACTGGGAGGATATGGTGTCCTCAGCAGCTTTTCATGCTGAGGTCAGGAGGTGGGCTGCTGCGGTCTGTCCCCAGAACACAGTCCTGGCGCCCTGCTCTGGGGCTCGCACGTTACTGACATGGCAGCTACGGTGCTGGGCACGCACCTTACTGAGCACGGTCACTTCATTCGCCCTTTCTGCTCCCCGGGCGTAGGTAGCATCTGAGCCAAAGCGAGTTTCCGCTCCTGATGGTCACAGGGGGTCAGCGGAGTCTGCTCAGCTTCAGGCATCAGCTGGAGAGTCAGACATCCAGTGGTGGGGGCAGAATCTTTACCTGGGGGAGAAGGAACAGTCCCAGCAGGCTAAGTGGGGGGATTGGCAGCTAGAAAGGTCTTGTTCCCGCTCAGAAACTTGCAGTCCATTTGAACTGAGAGGAATCCTGGTGGGAGTTTCCGGACCATAATCTCACTTTAAATAAGGGGCTACGCTCTGCAAGGAACCTGCTCGGAGGGAGCGTTGGGCCCATTGCGCGAGCAGAATGGTACCCCTTAGGAGCCTTGCTGCTCACCGCCCTGGGCCCATGGCGGGCCAAATTCCTGCTCTGTGTGGATCGTGCTGGAGTGGAGCACCAGAGGGAGCCAGAGGGCCAGGCAGATTGTACTAGGGGACTGGGGCTACGTGGGTCTGGTGGACGGGGGAGCTCTGCAGTTCGGACGAAGTTCTGCAGTTCCCCAGCCTGGCTCGTGCAGCTTGAGCCTGGAACCTTCCTTGGGCACGGTTCTAGCGGCAAGGAAACTGTTCTCCTCTGGGCCTTTAAACAAGGGCTCTGCCTTGCCGTGCTCCCGGCTTAGCTTCTCGCTgctggtcactggatgaataaCTAGAATAAGGCCCTAGGATGACGCTGTCCAGAATTCCCCAGCCAGACCATCCGTGCCGCTGCTCACTCCTGGTGGGGCCCCCGCTGATGGGGAGAGCTCCCGGAGCAGGTCACTCCACCAGGGCCCCAACCTGGGCCAGCTGGGCCCAAGCCCGGAGCTGGGGGAGGCGGGACATGAGAGGCAGTGAGCACCCCCGCACCGAAACCCATTCGATAAGCTAAGTGTAGAGCCCGGAAAGGCTCATGGACCAACTCTAACGCTGGTGTAAGCaagcccagctcccactgatgcCAATAGCTGAGCGTCTGCCTACACCAGCGTTACATGGGCCCCTTTTGTGGTTGGTTTTGAATCCATTGCATCTGAACTCCCCGTATCCCATGTATGATCATAGAGGGAGaaattctaggaattatttggggccAGTTCTCTGGGCCTGTGCTCTGCTGGAAgtcaggctagatcaggggtaggcaacctatggcactcgtgccgaaggcagcatgtgagctgattttcagtggcactcaccctgtccgggtcctggccaccggtccggggggctctgcattttaatttaattttaaatgaagcttcttaaacattttaaaaaccttacttactttacatacaacaatagtttagttatatattatagacttatagaaagagaccttctaaaaacgttaaaatgtattactggtatgcgaaaccttaaattagagtgaataaatgaagacttggcacagcacttctgaaaggttgctgacccctggcctagatgATCACCATGAtcccgtctggccttggaatctatgaaaactcACCTCTGGGCAGAGTCCCAGCGCAACCACTTATGTCCCCCAATATGCACCACGTAAGTCCTCAAAAATCAGGCCTGTGGGGCTTAAAAGAGCTCAGGGCTAAATTTTCAAGCACTCAGCACCCACAAATGGGGCCCGGCGctttgggagctgagctctttgggAAACCTGGCCccgagcggggggtggggtggggtggtgatGGCTCCTAGGTGTTCAGCAATCCACAGACCTTGTTCAGCCTCTGCTCGGGGGAGTGAGTCTCACCCAGAGGCCGAAACAATCCTGTGTTGGCTCCGTTCCGAGGCTGATGCTGGAGACAGAATGACATTTTACTTGGTTGGCTTCATGAGTTGGCTGGATTTGGAAGGTCCCTGAGGATCAGTCAGAGGGTTCGAAGTTCAGACAGCTGACTGCTTGGGGACTGTCGGGCTCCACCCACCCTGTACCCCAGACTCGCGGCAGAGACCACCTGCGAATATCTGAGCGAGGGCAGCTCAGCGGCTTTATGAAGCATGCAAAGCAGCGAGGGACTCTTCTGCCTGTCACCTGTCCAGTCCAATCAGGGGATGTTCGTGTCCAGAGTGTTGGATTACAGGACAGAAAGAACCTGTTGGGGGGCCCCCCGGTTATTTTTACAGATTTCCTGTCACCCTCGCTGGTGTAACAAAAGGAAGCCACGGGAGAGGCTGTGGGCTGGGGGAGTGCCACTGCTGTGCTGAGAATGGTCAGGTCAGGAATTCTAGCAAGGGATCAGTTTCCCCTTGGGAGAGGCAGTATTTGGGGCTCCTGTGTTCTCTTACCCTATCGGCGCTGAGAGGGGAAGGGCTGGTTCTGCTGATTAAATGGCAACGCTTATTGTCAGGCAGGTGGCTGagttctgcccccaccctgctcagtcCCCTCCTGTCTGCTGGGTTTGACATTTGAGCGAGAGCCCCGCGGCCTTTCAGTCCACCATGGCACGGTGCTTCACTCAGCCACAGCCTGGGAGCTGGCAGCAGGTGCAGGACCCACACATTCAAACTCGGAGACATGACGCATTGCTTCTTTGGAAGGTCACCTTCGATGGACAAACTGCAGAGGCTGGGTTCAAGCTGAGCCCCTGGGCATCCAGATCCCTAGGGGTACGACttcagccactgggagctgaaaaACTGAGCTGGAAATGTCATCAGATGGACTTCCTCGTGGGTTTTCTGGCTGGGCTGCTGGGGGTAACAGCACAGACAGGAATTCAGAGGTATAAAGGAGCACTTCATCCGGTGCCTCCTCCTagtcaaggatctcaaagctttGACATGCATTAATGAATCAAGCCTCTCAACCTGTTTAGTTATCCCTGggttactgatggggaaactgatgcagCTCACGAGGTTCAAAGTGACTGGGAGGGACCAGGACGCTGGAGATCTGAATTCTGTTCTGGGCTCTGCCATAGACTGCATAGCCTTGGGTAGTCTCCTAACTTAAGCCAGAGTTTTGGCTGCCTGGATGGTTCGAGGGTGTGGGGCTTTGACCCTTGGCACTCAGATTAGCCCAGGAACCTGTTCGTGTGCGTTTTTGCGCTGATGGTCTCTTATCTCCTCTCTTTCAGCTGACTACATTGTGATGCAGTTCGGCCGTGTGGCAGACGACGCTTTCACCATGGACTATAACTACCCCATGTGTGCTGTGCAGGCTTTCGCCATTGCCCTGTCCAGCTTTGATGGGAAGCTGGCCTGTGAATAACACGCCTGGGAGCCCTACGTCCCTGACTTGTACTGAGCCTAGGCCAGTCGGAGGGGCAACGTTGCCAGTTGGAATGGCTGAGCAAGGCAGGGGTTTGCCTACAATACGGGGATCTGTGCTGACGCTCGAGAACCCGTGAATCACACTGCGGATGTGAATAACAGCTGGACTGGTGTTACTAATGTTACCTGTCCACATCTGGAGAGTGGAGCTGAATGAGACCAAGTGGAGTCGTTAATTGCAAATACGTATCCACTGATTAGGGTGTAGCAGGTCAGATATCACACAGTCACCCTTCCGTCTTCCTCAGCTTCCACCCTGATGGAAGAGATGGCCCCAAGCACTGCAAAGACGCTCTTTTAAGCTATAGTGGGTTGGATCGTTACTGTAGAATACCAGAGTACTCTTTGTACTCTTGTCTCCATTGAGTCTCTGGGTGGTTCAGAACTGGCCACTTGTCCCAGACTACAAAGCAGCTATATATTTAGCAGATGAGCCCGACAGTTGCTCTGACATCATCCTTTCAGGAAGTTCCTCAGAATCCCtgaaatactttgttttttaGATTCTGTTTTATATATTGTAGCATTAGGTTTAAATGACACAGGTGGGGGAGCAGgttgttttaatttgttttctttgtactgATAATGGTCAATAAATGAAGAACTGTGGGACAAGTCtctgttcattaaaaaaatgaaattgaacTTCGTGCTGGACCAGAGTGCTTTCTATATCCCCAGAATAGGTACAGCAAGGGAATGGAAGGGTAAGTATCCCTCACATGCACTGTCCAGCCAACGTGATTCCTCCCTCTCCAGGCAGAAGATATATTGGATTCTTGGAGAGCAATACTCTGACCTCTAGTTATGCAGCAGACACGGCTGGTTCATGGAGAGCACCAGTCTGGGATGTACTTGTGAAGGTGCTTCTAACCAGCACCGGGCACAAGCTTCGTCAAGAGCTTATCTGGATTTTGTAGGAGCAGAGATGGACCTAATTCCAAACCTATGCATTACCATCTCCCCTGTGCACCCATTGGGAAGTGGACCCTTGTGACTATCTGGGCCCACATCCACAACACCAGCACCACCTGACGGGTCTACTAGTAACTGGAGTATTGGGATAAAGCCTTATGCTCCACTAAAGGTACCACCCGCAGGGACCTGATTGGAGAAGCTCCGGAATCCCTGATTTGGCCAAGTACACTATTTAAGCTAGAAAGAGACACAGTAAGTTGTCTGTACAACAAGGTGGATCCTGGCTTGTTGCTACCACAGACCCTGCCATCTGCTACCTGACTTCCAGTCTTGTTCCCAATCCTTGCCCTGTTCCTGGCTCCTGCCCTCAGCCTCATCCACTCACTGAATCCTGTCACCCTGGTTCCCAACGGCCCCAGCTCTGACCCTAGGCTACAACTCCTTGGATTCCGCTGGCCCTCGGCTGTGACCTCGACATTGGCTCTGACCACTGGGTGTGGCTGCCCAAGCCCCTCTGACACTCCTCCTCCCTTGCTTCTGacacccagggcctgattctccattgccctgtgtCTTGCGTAGTCATTTATAGCAGCGCAAACGGGATATAAAATGCTGCCATTGTGACTGGGTGGCGTTGGGCACTTGCTGTGCCACATAAAATGCTGGGCAATGGAGTCTCTGTCCATGCTCTGAGGTCGTTAACCTTTCCTTACGCTCCAAGGAGTCAGCCCTTGAGGAACTCCAAATCCCCTCTGCATGGTGTATGtaatctccctcctcccctccctacaGGCCTTTCTGAATGAGAATGGCCCCAGAGCCACTTGCTTTGAGTATCCAAATCTTGCCAAGGGGTGCAAATATTGAAGCAACCAGATGAGGCCATAGTAATGTAAAATCACCCGCATCAAGTGTGTGGAAGGTAAATGCAGCCGGGCTGCTCCATAAAGGAAAGATTCAGAGCCAGCCCCCTCCTAATGGGAGGGGAATCTTTTAAAAGACAGCCTGTGCCTTGAGTTATCTTTATTAGACGAATAGGAATTGCAAACACTCCCACCCCTCTCTAGCCTCCCTGCCTAGCAGGCAGTGCAGCCTGCAGCCACACAGCCACTGGCTGGGATCCGGTTCCACCGGACAAGTTGAGCATGATTAGGTTGGGTCCTTACTCGGAGGAGAGACCTCAAGGGGAAAATGCAAGGTGCTACAAGGAAGTGCTGGCAGTGACTCAGAAGGCGTGGAGCTCTTCCTTCTGAGTCAGTACTTATGTATTGATTAGGGCTGTGGCCTTGTCTCTCTGAAAagtcctcccaccccagccttcTGACCACTCATTTCAGCTCTCCAGGGTGTTTTCTGGAAGAGCAGGCACATTTGAAATTTGGCCAAGACACTAGGGCTAATTTGGGTAACTAGCTTTTGCCTACTGAACAGTCTCCTTTCTGCTTCAATTGGCTGCCATGCtatttttcacttcctgtcctaaactgctgcCCAGTGCTGTGGGGTATCATCCGACTGTTGTCTGTCAGTGAATcacgcaggcagggccggctttaggaaatgcggggcccaattcga encodes:
- the TULP1 gene encoding tubby-related protein 1 isoform X2, translating into MPLQSEILREVWTSDSVNEEPGSPQKQKLNKQRLLPGQKQKKKRQEPTLEAKPKKSKVKKLDNPSPAEEPSTPSQTVRKLRKKKEEEEKLEEESEKQPYPKSTKEPRKKKESPTSHFSVAKASKKKQGDKSDCDAKPRAAKPTKKEPMSMFQVSGDKKERKGKKKAPALTNSEAEDDSDSSTKPIKPDTKKDTASMFQAGGDSHKEKKTKKKALPKAAGEGSEGEASESPQKNSNKKGKGKKSKKKEERPPSPIIEVDNLEDFVLRPAPLGVTIKCRVTRDKKGMDRGLYPTYYLHLDNEKKVFLLAGRKRKKSKTSNYLISIDPTDLSRGGENFIGKLRSNLMGTKFTVFDNGVNPDRANADWSNVRQELSAVVYETNVLGFKGPRKMTVIIPGMNSDNERVPIRPRNDNDGLLTRWQNKNMDNLIELHNKAPVWNDETQSYVLNFHGRVTHASVKNFQIVHCNDPDYIVMQFGRVADDAFTMDYNYPMCAVQAFAIALSSFDGKLACE